A single region of the Cronobacter condimenti 1330 genome encodes:
- a CDS encoding PTS lactose/cellobiose transporter subunit IIA, with amino-acid sequence MEDLESIIMELLVNAGSARSQALTALQLARKGDFDAAEKAMEESHEFVKHAHKIQTQLIGLDEGSGKLPVNLITVHSQDHLMNAMVIQDLAGDLIELYRRLPLVK; translated from the coding sequence ATGGAAGATTTAGAGTCAATTATCATGGAGCTGCTGGTGAATGCCGGTAGCGCGCGCAGCCAGGCGCTGACTGCTCTTCAGCTGGCTCGTAAAGGGGACTTTGACGCCGCCGAAAAAGCGATGGAAGAATCCCACGAATTCGTAAAGCATGCGCATAAAATCCAGACGCAGCTTATCGGGCTCGACGAAGGCAGCGGCAAACTGCCGGTTAATTTGATTACGGTTCACTCTCAGGATCACCTGATGAACGCGATGGTGATTCAGGATCTGGCAGGCGACCTGATTGAGCTTTATCGCCGCCTGCCGCTGGTTAAATAG
- a CDS encoding PTS sugar transporter subunit IIB: protein MKNIVLCCAAGMSTSMLVQRMKDAAQKKGVEVDIKAVPVAEFKDIIGTADIVLLGPQVKYEQPKFQEIADPLGKTVAVIDMMDYGMMKGDVVLDKALKMLEQ from the coding sequence ATGAAAAATATCGTTTTATGCTGTGCCGCTGGTATGTCCACCAGCATGCTGGTTCAACGAATGAAAGATGCTGCCCAGAAAAAGGGCGTCGAGGTGGATATTAAGGCCGTTCCGGTCGCGGAGTTTAAAGATATTATCGGCACCGCCGACATCGTGCTGCTTGGCCCGCAGGTCAAATATGAACAGCCTAAGTTTCAGGAAATTGCCGATCCGCTGGGCAAGACCGTTGCCGTTATCGACATGATGGATTACGGCATGATGAAAGGCGATGTGGTGCTGGATAAAGCCCTCAAAATGCTGGAGCAATAA
- the thiH gene encoding 2-iminoacetate synthase ThiH yields the protein MKTFTDHWRTLDWDDIRLRIHSKTARDVERALTASHPDRDDMMALLSPAAQGYLEPLAQRAQHLTRQRFGNTVSFYLPLYLSNLCANECTYCGFSMSNRIKRKTLDDKEIARECAAIKALGFEHLLLVTGEHQNKVGMDYFRRHFPAIRRQFASLQMEVQPLSQAEYAELKTLGLDGVLVYQETYHEAVYAKHHLRGNKQDFFWRLETPDRLGRAGIDRIGLGALTGLSDCWRTDNYMVAEHLLWLQQHYWQSRYSVSFPRLRPCAGGIQPASVMDERQLVQLICAFRLLAPEAELSLSTRESPHFRDNVVPIAINTVSAFSRTQPGGYADGHAELEQFAPHDARRPEDVAASLMQRGLQPVWKDWDGFLGRSSQTP from the coding sequence ATGAAGACCTTTACCGACCACTGGCGCACGCTGGACTGGGACGATATCCGGCTGCGCATCCACAGCAAAACCGCGCGCGATGTAGAACGCGCACTGACGGCCTCCCATCCCGACCGCGACGATATGATGGCGCTGCTCTCCCCGGCCGCGCAGGGTTATCTGGAACCGCTGGCCCAGCGCGCGCAGCACCTCACCCGACAACGCTTCGGCAACACGGTGAGTTTTTATCTCCCGCTCTATCTCTCCAATCTGTGCGCTAATGAGTGCACCTATTGCGGTTTTTCCATGAGCAACCGCATCAAGCGCAAAACGCTGGATGATAAAGAGATAGCACGCGAGTGTGCGGCCATTAAAGCGCTGGGTTTTGAGCATCTGCTGCTGGTGACGGGCGAACATCAGAATAAAGTAGGTATGGATTATTTTCGACGCCATTTCCCGGCGATTCGCCGCCAGTTCGCTTCACTGCAAATGGAAGTACAACCGCTGTCGCAGGCGGAGTATGCCGAGCTAAAAACGCTTGGTCTTGATGGCGTACTCGTTTATCAGGAGACCTACCACGAAGCGGTATATGCGAAGCATCATCTGCGCGGCAATAAGCAGGATTTCTTCTGGCGGCTGGAGACGCCGGACAGGCTTGGACGCGCTGGGATCGATCGCATCGGGCTTGGCGCGCTGACGGGGCTATCAGACTGCTGGCGCACCGACAATTACATGGTGGCTGAGCATCTGCTCTGGCTGCAACAGCATTACTGGCAGAGCCGTTATTCGGTGTCATTTCCACGGCTGCGACCCTGCGCAGGCGGTATACAGCCCGCCTCGGTAATGGATGAGCGTCAGCTTGTGCAACTCATTTGCGCGTTTCGCCTGCTCGCTCCCGAAGCGGAGTTGTCGCTCTCGACCCGAGAATCCCCGCATTTTCGCGACAACGTCGTGCCGATCGCCATCAACACCGTCAGTGCGTTTTCCCGCACTCAACCTGGCGGCTACGCCGATGGACACGCCGAGCTTGAACAGTTCGCGCCACATGATGCACGCCGTCCGGAAGACGTGGCAGCCAGCCTCATGCAGCGCGGTCTTCAACCCGTGTGGAAAGACTGGGATGGATTTCTGGGAAGATCATCGCAAACGCCCTGA
- the thiG gene encoding thiazole synthase: MLRIADKSFQSRLFTGTGKFASSSLMLEAIRESGSELATLAMKRVDLMRRDDALLGPLQASGVALLPNTSGAKTADEAIFAAQLAREALGTHWVKLEIHPDARWLLPDPIETLRAAEKLVAQGFVVLPYCGADPVLCKRLEEAGCAAVMPLGAPIGSNQGLQTRALLEIIIAQSTVPVVVDAGIGAPSHAAEALEMGADAVLVNTAIAVARDPVAMARAFRQAVEAGRTGYEAGLGARSVQAQATSPLTGFLEALS, encoded by the coding sequence ATGTTACGTATTGCAGATAAAAGTTTTCAATCACGCCTGTTTACCGGCACTGGTAAGTTCGCCTCGTCCTCGCTGATGCTTGAGGCGATACGTGAAAGCGGCAGCGAGCTGGCGACGCTTGCGATGAAGCGCGTGGATCTGATGCGCCGCGATGACGCACTGCTGGGGCCGTTGCAGGCTTCTGGCGTCGCCCTGTTGCCGAACACGTCCGGCGCCAAAACCGCTGACGAGGCAATTTTCGCCGCGCAGCTCGCCCGCGAGGCGCTGGGCACCCACTGGGTCAAGCTTGAGATCCACCCCGATGCCCGCTGGCTGCTGCCGGACCCGATAGAAACGCTGCGGGCGGCGGAAAAGCTCGTCGCGCAAGGGTTTGTGGTGCTGCCCTACTGCGGCGCTGACCCGGTACTTTGCAAGCGTCTTGAAGAAGCGGGCTGCGCGGCGGTAATGCCGCTGGGTGCGCCGATTGGTTCTAATCAGGGGCTGCAGACACGAGCCTTGCTGGAGATAATCATCGCGCAGTCAACGGTGCCGGTCGTCGTCGATGCGGGCATTGGTGCACCAAGCCATGCAGCCGAAGCGCTGGAAATGGGCGCCGACGCGGTCCTGGTGAATACCGCCATTGCTGTCGCCCGCGATCCGGTGGCGATGGCGCGGGCATTCCGTCAGGCCGTTGAGGCCGGACGAACCGGATATGAAGCCGGGCTCGGCGCCCGATCGGTTCAGGCGCAAGCCACCAGCCCGCTAACCGGTTTTCTGGAGGCGCTGTCATGA
- the thiS gene encoding sulfur carrier protein ThiS, protein MRIELNEESMQCEDGLSAAQLLEQLTLDKPGTALAVNQTILPRRQWPDYTLQEGDSLLLFQVIAGG, encoded by the coding sequence ATGCGCATTGAGTTAAATGAGGAATCGATGCAGTGCGAGGACGGCTTAAGCGCAGCACAACTGCTGGAGCAGTTAACGCTCGACAAGCCCGGCACGGCGCTCGCGGTCAACCAGACCATTCTCCCGCGTCGTCAGTGGCCGGATTATACCCTGCAGGAAGGCGACAGCCTGCTGCTGTTTCAGGTTATTGCAGGAGGCTGA
- a CDS encoding HesA/MoeB/ThiF family protein: MNDVDFMRYSRQLLLEDIAIDGQQKLLSSRALIIGLGGLGSPAALYLAGAGVGTLWLADDDAVHLSNLQRQILFGMNDIEQSKSLAAVRRLKALNPAIDTVALNQRLEGDALREAVAGVDVVLDCSDNMTTRQAINAACVAHGTPLITASAVGMGGQIATFAPPFDYGCYRCLWPDDSEPERNCRTAGVLGPVVGLMGTLQALEAIKLLCGVLPHASELRLFDARANHWRTLTLQRAPGCPVCGGGHAH; this comes from the coding sequence ATGAATGACGTGGACTTTATGCGCTATAGCCGCCAGCTGCTGCTGGAGGATATCGCCATCGACGGCCAGCAAAAGCTGCTTTCAAGCCGTGCTTTAATTATCGGCCTCGGCGGGCTTGGCTCCCCCGCCGCGCTTTATCTGGCGGGCGCAGGGGTGGGCACGTTGTGGCTTGCAGATGACGACGCGGTACACCTCAGTAATCTCCAGCGTCAGATCCTGTTTGGCATGAACGATATTGAGCAGTCGAAATCACTGGCGGCGGTGCGGCGTTTGAAAGCGCTTAACCCCGCCATTGACACCGTGGCGCTGAACCAGCGGCTGGAAGGCGACGCGCTGCGCGAGGCCGTCGCGGGCGTCGATGTCGTGCTCGACTGCAGCGATAACATGACCACCCGGCAGGCCATTAACGCCGCCTGCGTGGCGCACGGCACGCCGCTCATCACGGCCAGCGCCGTCGGCATGGGCGGGCAGATAGCGACGTTCGCTCCCCCTTTCGATTACGGCTGCTACCGCTGTCTGTGGCCCGACGACAGCGAGCCGGAACGCAACTGCCGCACCGCAGGTGTACTCGGCCCGGTCGTGGGTCTGATGGGCACGCTACAGGCGCTGGAAGCCATCAAGCTATTGTGCGGCGTGCTGCCTCACGCCAGCGAGTTACGCCTCTTCGACGCGCGCGCCAACCACTGGCGCACGCTGACCTTACAGCGGGCACCAGGCTGTCCGGTATGCGGAGGCGGTCATGCGCATTGA
- the thiE gene encoding thiamine phosphate synthase, translated as MEPLFAPVPRRLGLYPVVDSVDWIARLLEAGVRTIQLRIKDKTDEDVEEDVRAAIDLARRYDARLFINDYWRLAITHQAYGVHLGQEDLETADLEAIRAAGLRLGVSTHDDMEIDVALAVRPSYIALGHVFPTQTKQMPSAPQGLTQLAAHVKRLGDYPTVAIGGISLARAPAVLETGVGSIAVVSAITHAPDWRAATQQLLELAGVGDE; from the coding sequence ATGGAACCGCTTTTCGCCCCTGTACCGCGCCGCCTCGGGCTTTATCCGGTCGTGGACAGCGTCGACTGGATTGCGCGTCTGCTGGAGGCGGGCGTGCGCACAATCCAGCTGCGCATCAAAGATAAAACGGATGAGGACGTCGAGGAGGACGTGCGCGCCGCCATTGATCTCGCCCGCCGTTACGACGCCCGACTCTTTATCAATGATTACTGGCGCCTGGCCATTACGCATCAGGCGTACGGCGTTCACCTTGGTCAGGAAGATCTGGAAACCGCAGACCTTGAGGCGATCCGCGCCGCTGGTCTGCGGCTTGGCGTCTCCACCCACGATGATATGGAAATCGACGTGGCGCTGGCGGTGCGCCCGTCTTATATCGCACTCGGCCATGTCTTTCCCACGCAAACGAAACAGATGCCCTCTGCGCCGCAGGGGCTGACGCAACTGGCTGCACACGTGAAGCGGCTCGGTGATTATCCGACCGTCGCTATCGGCGGCATTAGCCTCGCCCGCGCGCCGGCGGTACTGGAAACCGGCGTCGGCAGCATCGCGGTGGTGAGCGCTATCACCCATGCGCCAGACTGGCGCGCCGCCACGCAGCAGTTACTGGAACTGGCGGGGGTGGGTGATGAATGA
- the thiC gene encoding phosphomethylpyrimidine synthase ThiC encodes MSVSNKPGRREQRAAAQHFIDTLEGTAFPNSHRIYLTGSRDDIRVPMREIRLSPTLAGGTKDDPRYEPNEPVPVYDTSGPYGDPAVRIDVREGLEKMRSGWIAARNDTETLSARSSAYTRERLADDGLDDLRFHGLLTPKRAKAGQRVTQLHYARQGIVTPEMEFIAIRENMGRERIRGAVLRQQHPGEGFGARLPGNITPEFVRDEVAAGRAIIPANINHPESEPMIIGRNFLVKVNANIGNSAVTSSIEEEVEKLVWATRWGADTVMDLSTGRYIHETREWILRNSPVPIGTVPIYQALEKANGIAEDLSWEMFRDTLLEQAEQGVDYFTIHAGVLLRYVPMTAKRLTGIVSRGGSIMAKWCLSHHKENFLYEHFREICEICAAYDVSLSLGDGLRPGSIQDANDEAQFAELHTLGELTKIAWEYDVQVMIEGPGHVPMQMIRRNMTEELEHCHEAPFYTLGPLTTDIAPGYDHFTSGIGAAMIGWFGCAMLCYVTPKEHLGLPNKEDVKQGLITYKIAAHAADLAKGHPGAQIRDNAMSKARFEFRWEDQFNLALDPFTARAYHDETLPQESGKVAHFCSMCGPKFCSMKITQEVRDYAAKQAIDAGMADMSTSFRARGGDIYLRQEEVE; translated from the coding sequence ATGTCTGTATCAAACAAACCTGGCCGTCGCGAACAACGCGCCGCCGCACAACACTTTATCGACACGCTGGAAGGCACTGCTTTCCCGAATTCTCATCGCATTTATCTCACCGGCTCGCGCGACGATATTCGCGTACCAATGCGAGAAATCCGCCTGAGCCCGACGCTTGCGGGTGGCACAAAAGACGATCCTCGTTATGAGCCGAACGAACCTGTACCCGTCTACGACACCTCCGGCCCTTACGGCGATCCGGCGGTACGCATCGACGTGCGCGAAGGACTCGAAAAAATGCGCAGCGGCTGGATAGCGGCACGCAACGATACCGAGACCCTCAGCGCGCGCAGCTCGGCTTACACCCGGGAACGACTGGCCGACGACGGGCTGGACGACCTGCGCTTTCACGGCCTGCTGACGCCGAAACGCGCAAAAGCGGGTCAGCGCGTCACGCAATTGCATTACGCTCGCCAGGGCATCGTGACCCCGGAAATGGAATTTATCGCTATCCGCGAAAACATGGGCCGTGAGCGCATCCGCGGTGCCGTGCTGCGCCAGCAGCATCCGGGCGAAGGCTTCGGTGCGCGCCTGCCGGGTAACATCACGCCAGAATTTGTACGTGACGAAGTGGCAGCCGGACGCGCCATTATTCCGGCCAACATCAACCACCCGGAATCGGAGCCGATGATCATCGGGCGCAACTTCCTGGTGAAGGTGAACGCCAATATCGGCAACTCTGCCGTTACCTCATCCATTGAAGAAGAAGTCGAAAAACTGGTCTGGGCTACTCGCTGGGGCGCCGACACGGTGATGGACCTTTCCACCGGGCGTTACATCCATGAAACCCGTGAATGGATCCTGCGCAATAGCCCGGTGCCGATCGGCACAGTGCCGATCTACCAGGCGCTGGAGAAGGCCAACGGGATCGCCGAAGATCTCAGCTGGGAAATGTTCCGCGACACGCTGCTTGAGCAGGCGGAACAGGGCGTCGATTACTTCACCATCCACGCAGGCGTACTGCTGCGCTACGTGCCGATGACCGCAAAACGCCTGACGGGCATCGTCTCGCGCGGCGGTTCTATCATGGCGAAATGGTGCCTGTCACATCACAAAGAAAACTTCCTCTACGAGCATTTCCGCGAGATTTGTGAAATCTGCGCGGCCTATGATGTCTCGCTGTCGCTTGGCGATGGCCTGCGCCCCGGCTCTATTCAGGACGCAAACGACGAGGCGCAATTCGCTGAGCTCCACACGCTTGGCGAGCTGACAAAAATCGCCTGGGAATATGACGTACAGGTGATGATTGAAGGCCCAGGACATGTGCCGATGCAGATGATCCGCCGCAACATGACCGAAGAGCTGGAACACTGCCATGAAGCGCCGTTCTATACGCTTGGTCCGCTGACCACCGACATCGCGCCCGGTTACGACCATTTCACGTCCGGGATTGGCGCAGCCATGATCGGCTGGTTCGGCTGTGCCATGCTCTGCTACGTGACGCCAAAAGAGCACCTCGGCCTGCCGAATAAAGAGGATGTTAAACAAGGGCTCATTACCTACAAAATCGCGGCCCACGCCGCCGATCTTGCCAAAGGCCATCCGGGCGCGCAGATCCGCGATAACGCCATGTCTAAAGCGCGCTTCGAATTCCGCTGGGAAGATCAGTTCAACCTGGCGCTTGATCCTTTCACCGCGCGCGCCTATCACGACGAAACGCTGCCGCAGGAATCCGGCAAAGTGGCACATTTCTGCTCCATGTGTGGCCCCAAATTCTGCTCAATGAAAATCACCCAGGAAGTCCGCGACTACGCCGCGAAGCAAGCCATCGACGCCGGTATGGCGGACATGTCCACCAGCTTCCGCGCCCGCGGCGGCGACATCTACCTGCGTCAGGAGGAGGTGGAATAA
- a CDS encoding Rsd/AlgQ family anti-sigma factor, with product MLNQLKSLTERVGGSNELVDRWLGARNHLLVTYYKMVGIKPGKEPMTTLNEQALDDFCHCLVDYLSAGHFNIYERVISEMEGTSPLVAATQIYPQLESNTQQIMDFYDTHLESAIDHDNCLEFQEALSGIGEALAARFALEDKLILLAYDHNLSESANDEAGLARPA from the coding sequence ATGCTAAACCAGCTAAAAAGTCTGACGGAACGCGTTGGTGGGAGTAATGAGTTAGTTGATCGTTGGCTTGGTGCCCGCAACCATCTGTTAGTCACCTATTACAAGATGGTCGGCATCAAGCCCGGCAAGGAGCCGATGACTACGCTGAATGAACAAGCGCTGGACGATTTTTGCCACTGCCTGGTGGATTATCTTTCCGCCGGTCATTTCAATATTTACGAACGTGTCATCAGCGAAATGGAAGGCACCAGCCCGCTGGTCGCCGCCACGCAAATCTATCCTCAGCTGGAATCTAACACCCAGCAGATCATGGATTTCTACGATACCCATCTGGAAAGCGCCATTGATCACGATAACTGCCTGGAGTTTCAGGAAGCGCTTTCCGGTATCGGCGAGGCGCTTGCCGCCCGTTTCGCGCTGGAAGATAAGCTTATCCTGCTGGCGTATGACCATAACCTTAGCGAAAGCGCTAATGACGAAGCAGGCCTTGCCCGTCCGGCTTGA
- the nudC gene encoding NAD(+) diphosphatase, whose amino-acid sequence MERTLENLDHGWWIVSQEQKLWLPKAELPYGHAADFGLVGEKALQIGTWEDAPVWLVLQKRDEEMGSVRQLIDQEAGLFQLAGRGVQLAEFYRSHKYCGYCGHEMHPSKTEWAMLCGHCRERYYPQIAPCIIVAIRRDDKILLAQHARHRNGVYTVLAGFVEVGETLEQAVAREVMEESSIRVKNLRYVTSQPWPFPQSLMTAFTAEYDSGEINIDPKELIDAGWYRYDQLPLLPAPGTVARRLIEDTVARCRADYE is encoded by the coding sequence ATGGAACGTACACTAGAAAATTTAGACCATGGCTGGTGGATAGTCAGCCAAGAACAGAAATTATGGCTGCCAAAAGCAGAATTACCTTACGGCCATGCGGCGGATTTTGGTCTTGTGGGCGAAAAAGCGCTCCAAATCGGCACCTGGGAAGACGCGCCGGTATGGTTGGTGTTGCAAAAGCGTGACGAGGAGATGGGCTCGGTACGACAGCTCATCGATCAGGAGGCCGGGCTGTTTCAGCTTGCCGGTCGCGGAGTGCAGCTCGCCGAGTTTTACCGCTCGCATAAATATTGCGGCTACTGCGGGCATGAGATGCATCCGAGCAAAACGGAATGGGCGATGCTCTGCGGACACTGCCGCGAACGCTACTATCCGCAAATCGCGCCGTGCATTATCGTCGCAATCCGCCGTGACGATAAAATTTTGCTGGCGCAGCATGCGCGTCACCGCAACGGCGTTTACACCGTGCTGGCCGGGTTTGTCGAAGTGGGCGAGACGCTTGAGCAGGCGGTCGCGCGCGAGGTGATGGAAGAGAGCAGCATTCGTGTAAAAAACCTGCGCTACGTGACCTCCCAGCCGTGGCCGTTCCCGCAGTCGCTGATGACCGCCTTTACCGCAGAGTATGACAGCGGCGAAATTAACATCGACCCGAAAGAGCTTATCGACGCTGGCTGGTACCGCTATGACCAGTTGCCGTTGTTGCCCGCGCCAGGCACCGTGGCGCGCCGCCTGATAGAAGATACGGTGGCGCGCTGCCGGGCAGACTACGAATGA
- the hemE gene encoding uroporphyrinogen decarboxylase yields the protein MTELKNDRYLRALQRQPVDVTPVWMMRQAGRYLPEYKATRAQAGDFMSLCKNAELACEVTLQPLRRYPLDAAILFSDILTIPDAMGLGLYFEAGEGPRFTSPITGKADVEKLPVPDPEQELGYVMNAVRTIRRELKGEVPLIGFSGSPWTLATYMVEGGSSKAFTVIKKMMYAEPQTLHLLLDKLAQSVTLYLNAQIRAGAQSVMIFDTWGGVLTGRDYQQFSLYYMHKIVDGLLRENEGRRVPVTLFTKGGGQWLEAIADTGCDALGLDWTTDIADARRRVGHKVALQGNMDPSMLYASPARIEEEVASILAGFGHGEGHVFNLGHGIHQDVPPEHAGAFVEAVHRLSAPYHQ from the coding sequence ATGACCGAACTGAAAAACGATCGTTACCTGCGTGCCCTGCAACGCCAGCCTGTAGATGTCACGCCGGTGTGGATGATGAGGCAGGCGGGGCGCTATCTGCCGGAATATAAGGCCACTCGCGCGCAGGCGGGCGATTTTATGTCACTTTGCAAAAACGCTGAGCTGGCGTGCGAAGTGACGCTACAGCCGCTGCGCCGTTATCCGCTTGATGCGGCGATCCTGTTTTCGGACATTCTGACGATTCCGGATGCGATGGGGCTGGGACTCTATTTTGAAGCAGGCGAAGGCCCGCGTTTTACCTCGCCGATTACGGGCAAAGCGGATGTCGAAAAACTGCCGGTGCCGGACCCGGAGCAGGAGCTTGGCTATGTGATGAACGCGGTGCGTACCATTCGTCGCGAACTCAAAGGCGAGGTGCCGCTGATTGGTTTTTCCGGAAGCCCCTGGACGCTTGCAACGTACATGGTTGAAGGCGGCAGCAGCAAGGCGTTTACCGTTATTAAGAAAATGATGTACGCCGAACCACAGACGCTGCATCTGCTGCTCGATAAGCTTGCGCAAAGCGTCACGCTGTACCTGAACGCGCAGATCCGCGCGGGTGCGCAGTCGGTGATGATTTTTGATACATGGGGCGGTGTGTTGACCGGGCGCGACTATCAGCAATTTTCGCTCTATTACATGCATAAGATCGTCGACGGATTACTGCGTGAAAACGAAGGTCGTCGCGTGCCGGTGACGCTCTTTACTAAAGGCGGCGGTCAGTGGCTGGAGGCGATAGCGGACACCGGTTGCGACGCGCTGGGCCTCGACTGGACAACGGATATCGCGGATGCGCGCCGTCGTGTGGGTCACAAGGTGGCGCTGCAGGGCAACATGGATCCGTCGATGCTTTACGCATCTCCTGCCCGTATCGAAGAAGAAGTGGCGTCTATACTTGCTGGTTTCGGCCACGGTGAAGGCCATGTGTTCAATCTGGGGCATGGTATTCATCAGGATGTGCCTCCGGAACATGCGGGGGCCTTCGTCGAGGCGGTTCACCGCTTATCGGCGCCTTATCATCAGTAA
- the nfi gene encoding deoxyribonuclease V (cleaves DNA at apurinic or apyrimidinic sites): MDLATLRAQQIELASNVVREDRLNEDPPTIIGGADVGFEQGGEVTRAAMVLLKYPSLELLEYQVARIPTTMPYIPGFLSFREYPALLAAWEMLSRKPDLLFVDGHGISHPRRLGVASHFGMLVDVPTIGVAKKRLCGKFEPLSDEPGAVAPLMDKGEQLAWVWRSKARCNPLFVSTGHRVSIDTALGWVQRCTKGYRLPEPTRWADAVASGRPAFLRWQEIQG; this comes from the coding sequence ATGGATCTCGCGACGCTACGCGCACAACAAATCGAACTGGCCTCAAATGTGGTCCGGGAGGACCGGTTAAATGAGGATCCGCCGACAATTATCGGCGGGGCGGATGTCGGGTTTGAACAGGGCGGCGAAGTGACGCGAGCGGCCATGGTGCTACTGAAATATCCCTCACTGGAACTGCTGGAGTATCAGGTAGCGCGTATTCCTACCACCATGCCGTATATTCCCGGCTTTCTGTCCTTTCGCGAATACCCGGCGCTGCTTGCCGCCTGGGAAATGCTCTCCAGAAAGCCGGATTTACTCTTTGTCGACGGGCACGGTATTTCGCATCCACGTCGTCTCGGCGTGGCCAGCCACTTCGGTATGCTGGTAGATGTGCCAACCATTGGCGTTGCGAAAAAACGGCTCTGCGGTAAGTTTGAGCCGCTCTCCGATGAACCGGGTGCTGTCGCACCGCTGATGGATAAAGGCGAGCAGCTGGCATGGGTATGGCGCAGCAAGGCGCGCTGTAACCCGCTGTTTGTCTCCACAGGGCACAGGGTCAGCATTGATACCGCGCTGGGCTGGGTGCAGCGTTGCACGAAAGGCTACCGCCTGCCAGAACCGACGCGCTGGGCGGATGCGGTCGCATCGGGTCGGCCTGCCTTTCTACGATGGCAGGAAATTCAGGGGTGA
- a CDS encoding YjaG family protein yields MLQNPIHLRLEKLEAWQHVTFMASLCERMYPNYAMFCQQTGFGDAQLYRRILDLVWETLTVKDAKVNFDNQLEKLEEAIPVAEDYDLYGVYPAIDACVALSELVHSRLSGETLEHAIDVSETSITTVAMLEMTQAGREMTDDELKANPAVEQEWDIQWEIFRLLAACEERDIELIKGLRADLREDGTSNIGINLQQ; encoded by the coding sequence ATGTTACAAAACCCTATTCACCTGCGGCTGGAAAAGCTGGAAGCCTGGCAGCATGTGACGTTTATGGCCTCGCTGTGCGAGCGCATGTACCCGAATTACGCCATGTTTTGCCAGCAGACCGGTTTCGGTGATGCGCAGCTTTACCGCCGCATTCTCGATCTGGTCTGGGAAACGCTGACGGTAAAAGATGCCAAAGTGAATTTCGACAACCAGCTCGAAAAGCTCGAAGAGGCGATTCCCGTGGCAGAAGATTATGACCTGTATGGCGTGTATCCGGCCATTGACGCCTGCGTGGCGTTAAGCGAGCTGGTTCACTCACGTCTTAGCGGTGAAACGCTGGAGCATGCAATTGACGTCAGCGAAACCTCTATCACCACGGTTGCGATGCTGGAGATGACGCAGGCGGGCCGCGAAATGACCGACGACGAGCTGAAAGCGAACCCGGCGGTGGAGCAGGAATGGGATATCCAGTGGGAAATTTTCCGTCTGCTGGCGGCCTGTGAAGAACGCGATATTGAACTGATAAAAGGTCTGCGTGCAGACCTGCGCGAGGATGGAACCAGTAATATCGGTATAAATTTGCAGCAATGA
- the hupA gene encoding nucleoid-associated protein HU-alpha — MNKTQLIDVIADKADLSKAQAKAALESTLAAITESLKEGDAVQLVGFGTFKVNHRAERTGRNPQTGKEIKIAAANVPAFVSGKALKDAVK, encoded by the coding sequence ATGAATAAGACTCAACTGATTGATGTAATTGCAGACAAGGCTGACCTGTCTAAAGCGCAAGCGAAAGCTGCTCTGGAATCCACTCTGGCTGCGATTACTGAGTCTCTGAAAGAAGGCGATGCTGTACAGCTGGTTGGTTTCGGTACCTTCAAAGTGAACCACCGCGCTGAGCGTACTGGCCGCAACCCGCAGACTGGTAAAGAAATCAAAATCGCTGCAGCTAACGTGCCGGCTTTCGTTTCTGGCAAAGCACTGAAAGACGCTGTTAAGTAA